The following proteins come from a genomic window of Rutidosis leptorrhynchoides isolate AG116_Rl617_1_P2 chromosome 10, CSIRO_AGI_Rlap_v1, whole genome shotgun sequence:
- the LOC139871915 gene encoding uncharacterized protein, translating to MESNLSPANLISGSGGSFDLQNSMRVHQQQQHQNNPFNFQHNPQSTRQQQGSINPPLTHENFPFRMGMIQDCNRHNQTISLSDFGKGERGKSSVSDEDEPSFTEDGHDNHDNENRSKNMSQWHRVKWNDPMVRLLITAVSYIGEDASMEYGGGARRKYSNLQKKGKWKSVSKVMAERGHFVSPQQCEDKFNDLNKRYKRLNEILGRGTSCEVVENPSLLDLMDHVSDKLKDEVRKILSSKHLYYEEMCSYHNGNRLHLPADPELQRSLRLALRTRDDHENDGRRGSHDDLDHDDDDHDPYMDDHDEYDDHHHNHNHHHGLNLDQRGGYGVGEGPSKRVKQNEPKIMQGDMNPEGVKVNLLQDQWMKHRLLQLEEQKVHIQAQMLELEKERFKWQRFRRKKDMELEMMKMENERMKLENEQMALKLKQKEMSADLN from the coding sequence ATGGAGAGTAATTTATCACCTGCAAATCTAATTTCTGGTTCGGGTGGAAGTTTCGATTTGCAAAATTCTATGAGGGTTCATCAACAACAGCAACACCAAAACAACCCTTTTAATTTTCAACATAACCCTCAATCTACAAGACAACAACAAGGATCTATAAACCCTCCTTTGACTCATGAGAATTTCCCTTTTCGAATGGGAATGATTCAAGATTGTAATCGTCACAATCAAACTATTTCGTTATCTGATTTTGGAAAAGGGGAAAGGGGAAAAAGTTCCGTTAGTGATGAGGACGAACCGAGTTTCACGGAAGACGGTCATGATAATCACGATAACGAAAACCGAAGCAAAAACATGTCTCAGTGGCATCGCGTGAAATGGAATGATCCGATGGTGAGGCTTTTGATCACTGCGGTTTCTTACATAGGTGAAGATGCTTCCATGGAGTATGGCGGTGGGGCCCGAAGAAAATACTCGAATTTACAAAAGAAAGGTAAGTGGAAATCGGTTTCTAAAGTTATGGCTGAAAGGGGTCATTTTGTTTCACCTCAACAATGTGAAGATAAGTTTAACGATTTAAACAAACGGTACAAAAGGCTTAATGAAATCCTTGGTAGAGGTACTTCGTGTGAGGTTGTTGAAAACCCTTCGCTTCTTGATTTAATGGATCATGTTTCGGATAAATTAAAAGATGAAGTTCGGAAGATTTTGAGTTCTAAACACTTATACTATGAAGAAATGTGTTCGTATCATAACGGGAACCGTTTGCATCTTCCAGCCGATCCTGAATTGCAACGTTCGTTAAGGTTAGCTCTCAGAACGAGAGATGATCATGAAAATGATGGAAGACGCGGGTCACATGATGATCTTGATCATGATGACGATGATCATGATCCATACATGGATGATCATGATGAATACGAtgaccatcatcataatcataatcaccaTCATGGTTTGAATTTGGATCAAAGAGGAGGATATGGTGTCGGTGAGGGACCTTCAAAGAGGGTAAAACAAAATGAGCCGAAAATTATGCAAGGTGATATGAATCCAGAAGGGGTGAAAGTTAATCTTTTGCAGGATCAATGGATGAAACATCGTTTGCTACAACTAGAAGAGCAGAAGGTACATATTCAAGCACAAATGTTGGAATTGGAGAAAGAGCGGTTTAAATGGCAACGGTTTCGCAGGAAAAAAGATATGGAATTGGAGATGATGAAGATGGAAAACGAGCGGATGAAATTGGAAAATGAACAAATGGCGTTGAAATTGAAGCAAAAGGAGATGTCTGCAGATCTTAATTAA